One window of the Quadrisphaera setariae genome contains the following:
- a CDS encoding phenolic acid decarboxylase, with amino-acid sequence MTTTDTTRISTLAGHRFLYTYANGWTYEMYVKNDHTIDYRIHSGHVGGRWVRDQHVDLVELVPGVHKVSWTEPTGTSVVVNVMPEARRLHGTIFFPHWIELDGSTTVLYQNDHLDEMRALRDQGPTYPIYVVPEFADIQLFEHVGVDDESVISVAPEDLPADFLTRRN; translated from the coding sequence GTGACCACCACCGACACCACGCGCATCAGCACCCTCGCCGGCCACCGCTTCCTCTACACGTACGCCAACGGCTGGACCTACGAGATGTACGTCAAGAACGACCACACCATCGACTACCGCATCCACAGCGGTCACGTGGGCGGCCGGTGGGTCCGCGACCAGCACGTCGACCTCGTCGAGCTGGTCCCCGGCGTGCACAAGGTGTCCTGGACGGAGCCGACGGGCACCAGCGTGGTCGTGAACGTCATGCCCGAGGCCCGCCGCCTGCACGGGACCATCTTCTTCCCGCACTGGATCGAGCTGGACGGGTCGACGACGGTGCTCTACCAGAACGACCACCTGGACGAGATGCGCGCACTGCGCGACCAGGGACCGACGTACCCCATCTACGTGGTGCCGGAGTTCGCGGACATCCAGCTGTTCGAGCACGTGGGCGTCGACGACGAGTCGGTCATCTCCGTCGCCCCGGAGGACCTGCCCGCGGACTTCCTCACCCGTCGGAACTGA
- a CDS encoding MarR family winged helix-turn-helix transcriptional regulator has translation MSDDRSQTAAQLGQALAPLRRGITRAVRSRAGLPDLPDNQVEVLRAVVAEPGLSTGSLAVRLQLARPTVSNLLNAMRRAGLVELRRRDDDARAVEVFAATEAVDLLARFDTVSTEVLVEALDRLSPADRRALGRALPALQALGAVFASR, from the coding sequence ATGTCTGACGACAGGTCGCAGACCGCTGCCCAGCTGGGACAGGCGCTCGCGCCGCTGAGGCGCGGCATCACGCGCGCGGTGAGGAGCCGGGCCGGCCTACCGGACCTGCCGGACAACCAGGTCGAGGTGCTCAGGGCCGTGGTCGCCGAGCCGGGGCTGAGCACCGGCTCCCTGGCCGTCCGGCTGCAGCTGGCCCGACCCACCGTCAGCAACCTCCTCAACGCCATGCGCCGGGCAGGGCTTGTCGAGCTGCGCCGCCGGGACGACGACGCGCGCGCGGTCGAGGTGTTCGCCGCGACGGAGGCCGTCGACCTCCTCGCCCGGTTCGACACCGTCAGCACCGAGGTCCTCGTCGAGGCGCTCGACCGGCTCTCCCCGGCCGACCGGCGAGCCCTCGGACGCGCGCTCCCCGCGCTGCAGGCGCTGGGCGCCGTCTTCGCGTCGAGGTGA
- a CDS encoding serine hydrolase domain-containing protein encodes MSRAQTVLRRVVSDVEELGFRAHAVHVQVDDEQVVHRWSEDLARDVHSVAKGVCVLATGAACDAGLFDVDAPVARYLPDLATGGGASAVTTRHLLGMTSGIEMPWSPTWTTDVPDVAAAFLSRPALDRAFSYSSASTYTAMRALAAAVGDVHAWVGRRLFEPLGIDVPDWDRCPLGHVKAAEGLHLRSGELALLGQLLRDRGAWEGRPLVSPHWVDAMHSGWTVREAGPGYTHYALGGWGGPGPAWRLHGAHGQMLIFTGDAVVTVTADDHLGADRMAQRIVEAVGT; translated from the coding sequence ATGAGCCGGGCGCAGACCGTCCTGCGCCGCGTCGTCTCTGACGTCGAGGAGCTGGGTTTCAGGGCCCACGCGGTGCACGTCCAGGTCGACGACGAGCAGGTGGTGCACCGGTGGTCCGAGGACCTCGCCCGTGACGTCCACTCGGTGGCCAAGGGCGTCTGCGTGCTCGCGACTGGTGCCGCCTGCGACGCGGGCCTGTTCGACGTCGACGCACCGGTGGCGCGCTACCTGCCCGACCTGGCCACGGGTGGTGGTGCCAGCGCGGTCACCACGCGCCACCTGCTGGGGATGACCAGCGGCATCGAGATGCCGTGGTCACCGACGTGGACGACCGACGTGCCCGACGTCGCCGCCGCGTTCCTGTCCCGGCCCGCGCTGGACCGGGCCTTCTCCTACTCCTCGGCGAGCACCTACACCGCGATGCGTGCTCTGGCAGCCGCGGTCGGCGATGTGCACGCCTGGGTGGGCCGCCGCCTGTTCGAACCGCTGGGCATCGACGTCCCCGACTGGGACCGGTGCCCGCTGGGGCACGTCAAGGCAGCTGAGGGTCTGCACCTGCGCAGCGGCGAGCTCGCGCTCCTCGGACAGCTGCTGCGCGACCGCGGCGCCTGGGAGGGACGGCCGCTGGTCTCGCCGCATTGGGTCGACGCGATGCACTCGGGGTGGACCGTGCGTGAGGCGGGCCCGGGGTACACCCACTACGCGCTCGGTGGCTGGGGCGGACCCGGACCTGCCTGGCGCCTGCACGGCGCGCACGGGCAGATGCTCATCTTCACAGGGGATGCCGTGGTGACGGTGACGGCCGATGACCACCTCGGTGCGGATCGGATGGCCCAGCGGATCGTGGAGGCCGTGGGCACGTGA
- a CDS encoding putative bifunctional diguanylate cyclase/phosphodiesterase: protein MHLGPRRRHRGAARSLVRRLSVLPPTATPAAMAAQVQVQFFAGAVLAVVLSALPGQEGALVGALLASAAFAVGLALVVRWRGGLRAWALHTILVLGSLIVTVAAMVASDSDTSIAFAFCYSIMVVVAIASASWRGVALHVALALTGLFLQHSWGGVGSPTTIVIMAFILVLLAVFTGRIVHATVAAEIDVLTRLPNRRGFERAVTRALGRSAATVPSADGARQLSVVVVDLDHFEVINRTRGQAVGDDVLRSAARALRDLAPGGAAVARLDGDLFAMVLPDHSAAAVLDLAHRVQQALSPVEASLGVAHVEPDEDGGALLRRAESALHSAKGGGRNCIRLAAPEDARLLRALRTAVATSSIQVALQPLVDPTSERTVGVEALARWLDDVHGWVSPGVFIPLAEKNGLVPDLGAAVLERACRDAGVLVAHLGRPLMLTVNASGGELVREEYVQQVAEVLQRTGWPAHDLVIEVTESSLEAASTATMATVRRLQEVGVRIAIDDFGTGYSAFSQLDAIPAEYLKLDTSFTAATTTSPRRRAMLSALVGLCRDLGIKVIAEGVETPEHAALVAEHGCDLAQGFYFAKPQSVGDLIASLDRVPHRTTQQGLTGSGSPAGVALP, encoded by the coding sequence GTGCACCTGGGACCACGAAGGCGCCACCGCGGCGCTGCGCGGTCCCTCGTGCGCCGCCTGAGCGTGCTCCCGCCCACGGCCACTCCTGCAGCGATGGCCGCGCAGGTGCAGGTGCAGTTCTTCGCAGGAGCCGTGCTCGCGGTGGTGCTCAGCGCACTCCCCGGTCAGGAGGGGGCCCTGGTGGGCGCCCTGCTGGCCAGTGCGGCCTTCGCCGTGGGCCTGGCGCTGGTGGTGCGCTGGCGCGGGGGCCTGCGAGCCTGGGCGCTGCACACCATCCTGGTGCTCGGCTCGCTCATCGTGACCGTCGCGGCGATGGTGGCCAGCGACTCCGACACCAGCATCGCCTTCGCCTTCTGCTACTCCATCATGGTCGTGGTCGCCATCGCCTCGGCGTCCTGGCGCGGGGTGGCGCTGCACGTGGCGCTGGCGCTGACCGGGCTGTTCCTGCAGCACAGCTGGGGCGGAGTCGGCAGTCCCACCACCATCGTGATCATGGCGTTCATCCTGGTGCTCCTGGCCGTCTTCACCGGGCGCATCGTGCACGCCACGGTGGCCGCTGAGATCGACGTCCTGACCCGCCTGCCCAACCGCCGCGGCTTCGAGCGAGCCGTGACGCGCGCGCTGGGGCGCAGCGCGGCGACGGTTCCCAGCGCGGACGGGGCGAGGCAGCTCAGCGTCGTCGTGGTCGACCTGGACCACTTCGAGGTCATCAACCGCACCCGAGGGCAGGCGGTGGGCGACGACGTCCTGCGCTCGGCAGCCCGTGCCCTGCGCGACCTCGCCCCTGGTGGCGCAGCGGTGGCGCGCCTGGACGGGGACCTGTTCGCGATGGTGCTGCCCGACCACAGCGCGGCTGCCGTGCTCGACCTCGCGCACCGCGTCCAGCAGGCGCTGAGTCCCGTCGAGGCCTCCCTCGGCGTCGCGCACGTCGAGCCCGACGAAGACGGGGGCGCGCTGCTGCGCCGCGCGGAGTCCGCGCTGCACAGCGCCAAGGGCGGCGGGCGCAACTGCATCCGCCTGGCCGCCCCCGAGGACGCGCGCCTGCTGCGCGCGCTGCGCACCGCGGTGGCCACGTCCAGCATCCAGGTGGCGCTGCAGCCCCTGGTCGACCCCACGAGTGAGCGCACCGTCGGTGTGGAGGCGCTGGCCCGCTGGCTGGACGACGTGCACGGGTGGGTCTCACCGGGCGTCTTCATCCCGCTGGCGGAGAAGAACGGACTGGTCCCCGACCTCGGCGCGGCCGTCCTCGAACGCGCCTGCCGCGACGCCGGGGTCCTCGTGGCCCACCTGGGCCGCCCGCTCATGCTCACCGTCAACGCCTCCGGTGGGGAGCTGGTGCGCGAGGAGTACGTCCAGCAGGTCGCCGAGGTGCTCCAGCGCACAGGGTGGCCGGCCCACGACCTGGTCATCGAGGTCACCGAGAGCAGCCTGGAGGCCGCCTCCACGGCGACCATGGCCACCGTGCGGCGGTTGCAGGAGGTGGGGGTGCGGATCGCGATCGATGACTTCGGCACCGGCTACTCCGCCTTCAGCCAGCTGGACGCGATCCCGGCGGAGTACCTCAAGCTGGACACGTCCTTCACCGCCGCCACCACCACCAGCCCCCGTCGGCGGGCGATGCTGTCGGCGCTGGTGGGCCTGTGTCGTGACCTGGGGATCAAGGTGATCGCCGAGGGGGTGGAGACCCCCGAGCACGCTGCGCTCGTCGCTGAGCACGGGTGCGACCTGGCGCAGGGGTTCTACTTCGCCAAGCCCCAGTCCGTCGGCGACCTGATCGCCTCTCTCGACCGAGTGCCCCACCGCACGACCCAGCAGGGGCTCACCGGTTCTGGCTCCCCGGCTGGTGTCGCGCTGCCGTGA